A portion of the Candidatus Nitrosotenuis aquarius genome contains these proteins:
- the glmS gene encoding glutamine--fructose-6-phosphate transaminase (isomerizing), whose protein sequence is MCSIIGYYGDLPAAPILVKGLKRMEYRGYDSVGVATKSDNDIVVKKGVGKVEVVNNALHLDNLPGHVGIGHTRWATHGNVTDVNAHPHPSSSGKIAIVHNGIIENYEELKADLENRGYRFQSQTDSEVIANLLQFNYDQTHDIKQSMIKTVSKLKGHYAFVAMFENGILSAARYHEPLIIGIGKKGFFLSSDVLGFIEKTDDAIYLDNGELVILDRIGIQIYDFDGNAVKHQVTKVSKEFADAYKGDYAHFTLKEISEQPETIVSAGEKSADAINTATEFIRHARSIYVTGSGTSYNAALVAKYLWQKYAKIKVEPIISSELSFTPETIEPNSILIAISQSGESADVLEAVKIAKKANAKILSIVNILTSSLAQESAVVIGMGCGPEIGVAATKSFTAQLSIIYKITKKLCDGCINIDGEKISSAVAKALADHTKIKEIAKELKDVQDIYILGRAVHYPIATESALKLKELSYIHAEGIPGGELKHGPLALMDSSVYVVIINPNDFTYNDTLTSAREIKARGAKIIGVSDKPSDVYDHWIQIPTIDDALYPLIEIIPIQLLSYYSAIEKNTDPDYPRNLAKSVTVK, encoded by the coding sequence ATGTGTTCTATTATCGGCTATTATGGCGATTTGCCGGCAGCGCCAATTTTGGTCAAGGGCTTAAAGCGAATGGAGTATCGCGGATACGACAGCGTAGGCGTTGCCACAAAATCCGACAATGACATTGTGGTCAAAAAGGGAGTAGGCAAAGTAGAAGTAGTGAATAATGCGCTACACTTGGATAATTTGCCAGGCCATGTAGGAATAGGCCACACCAGATGGGCAACACATGGAAATGTTACCGATGTCAATGCGCACCCACACCCTAGCAGCTCTGGCAAAATAGCCATTGTACATAACGGTATAATAGAAAACTATGAGGAGCTAAAGGCAGACCTCGAAAATAGAGGCTATCGCTTCCAGAGTCAGACAGACAGCGAGGTGATTGCAAATCTGCTCCAGTTCAACTATGACCAAACCCACGACATAAAACAATCCATGATAAAGACAGTATCCAAGCTAAAGGGCCACTATGCGTTTGTCGCAATGTTTGAGAATGGAATTTTGTCAGCCGCAAGATACCACGAGCCACTAATAATTGGAATTGGCAAAAAGGGATTTTTCCTATCAAGCGATGTCTTGGGATTTATCGAAAAGACCGATGATGCCATCTATTTGGACAATGGCGAGCTGGTAATACTGGACAGAATTGGAATTCAGATTTACGATTTTGATGGAAATGCAGTAAAGCACCAGGTGACAAAAGTATCAAAGGAATTTGCAGACGCATACAAGGGAGACTATGCGCACTTTACATTAAAGGAAATATCAGAGCAGCCAGAAACTATAGTGTCAGCTGGTGAAAAATCTGCAGACGCAATCAATACCGCAACGGAATTCATTAGGCATGCGCGGAGCATCTATGTTACAGGAAGCGGTACAAGCTACAATGCAGCGCTGGTTGCAAAATATCTGTGGCAAAAATACGCAAAAATCAAAGTAGAGCCAATCATATCCAGCGAATTATCATTTACGCCAGAGACAATAGAGCCAAACTCTATTCTAATTGCAATATCCCAGAGCGGCGAGAGCGCAGACGTACTAGAGGCAGTCAAAATAGCCAAAAAGGCAAACGCCAAGATTCTATCTATAGTAAACATTTTGACATCATCCCTGGCGCAAGAGTCTGCAGTAGTAATTGGAATGGGTTGTGGTCCAGAAATAGGCGTGGCGGCAACGAAGAGCTTTACTGCGCAGCTTAGCATCATCTACAAAATTACCAAAAAACTCTGTGATGGATGCATCAACATTGATGGTGAAAAGATTTCATCGGCTGTTGCCAAGGCACTAGCTGATCACACCAAGATCAAGGAAATAGCAAAAGAGCTCAAGGACGTCCAAGATATTTACATTTTGGGCAGAGCAGTCCACTATCCTATCGCGACAGAATCTGCGCTAAAGCTAAAAGAGCTATCATACATTCATGCAGAAGGGATTCCAGGTGGTGAGCTAAAACACGGGCCGCTTGCCCTTATGGACTCTAGCGTCTATGTTGTGATAATAAATCCAAACGACTTTACCTATAACGACACCCTTACTAGTGCTCGAGAGATAAAGGCGCGCGGTGCCAAGATCATAGGAGTCTCTGACAAGCCAAGTGACGTCTATGATCACTGGATACAGATTCCAACCATAGATGATGCCCTATACCCTCTAATTGAGATAATTCCAATTCAGCTGCTATCGTATTATTCCGCAATAGAAAAGAACACAGACCCCGACTATCCAAGAAATCTGGCAAAATCTGTTACTGTGAAATAG
- the cobT gene encoding nicotinate mononucleotide-dependent phosphoribosyltransferase CobT, whose protein sequence is MHKDVDVFVQKNGEKFLEQLEKKQFLFSLVISYTETCTIPGITVAGKTPEVLPYTSPADAEFLNFGYCKCIDAIPMTPDGKPTPALLTKTALESASIPNIIVNAGSKIAPQMPCFETGLTHGKNITVEPAMSIDDVTHAVEYGRMIGRALGSTTDCLVIGESIPGGTTTAQAVLTSLGIDGSVSSSMQENPLSLKQKIANDVAKRTESKNQFDVVSNGGDPMIPTVAGILSTASAQTKVILAGGTQMAAVLAFGRITGYNRDNVAIATTSYVTDDKTANLVNMISQIDQIPVFSVRLALGKSKIQGLRAFANGFVKEGVGAGGASLAAMLKIGIDSDQLLALTEKQYLETISQ, encoded by the coding sequence TTGCACAAGGATGTAGATGTTTTTGTACAAAAAAATGGAGAAAAATTCCTAGAGCAACTAGAAAAAAAGCAATTTCTCTTCTCTCTGGTAATATCGTACACTGAAACCTGCACAATTCCCGGAATCACCGTGGCTGGAAAAACACCCGAAGTACTTCCGTATACCTCTCCTGCAGATGCAGAATTTCTCAACTTTGGATACTGCAAATGCATTGATGCAATACCGATGACTCCTGATGGAAAGCCGACGCCAGCACTATTAACAAAGACTGCGCTAGAGTCAGCAAGCATCCCAAATATCATAGTAAATGCCGGAAGCAAAATTGCTCCACAGATGCCGTGTTTTGAAACCGGCCTGACTCATGGAAAAAACATCACAGTAGAGCCTGCCATGTCAATTGACGATGTAACCCATGCAGTAGAATACGGGAGGATGATTGGCAGAGCACTTGGTTCCACTACTGACTGTCTTGTGATTGGTGAGAGCATCCCTGGAGGCACTACCACTGCACAGGCAGTCCTGACGTCTCTTGGAATAGACGGATCAGTCAGTAGCAGCATGCAGGAAAATCCATTATCATTAAAACAAAAAATTGCAAACGATGTCGCAAAAAGAACCGAATCAAAAAATCAATTTGATGTTGTCTCAAACGGAGGCGACCCAATGATACCTACAGTTGCAGGAATTCTCAGTACCGCATCTGCCCAAACCAAGGTTATTTTGGCAGGTGGCACACAGATGGCAGCAGTTCTGGCATTTGGCAGAATCACCGGGTATAATCGAGACAATGTCGCAATTGCCACAACATCATATGTGACAGACGACAAGACGGCAAATCTTGTAAACATGATATCCCAAATAGACCAAATCCCAGTGTTCTCAGTCAGGCTAGCGCTGGGCAAATCCAAAATCCAAGGACTGCGTGCATTTGCAAATGGGTTCGTAAAGGAAGGAGTCGGCGCAGGCGGGGCATCGCTTGCAGCAATGCTGAAAATTGGAATCGACTCTGATCAATTACTTGCGCTAACCGAAAAACAATACTTGGAAACTATTTCACAGTAA
- a CDS encoding hydroxyacylglutathione hydrolase family protein: MIVHQIPVGSMQNFTYVLEDESTSEGIIIDPSWDLDEIMRIVQKNNIKVKYIVNTHHHFDHTIGNDTIKNETGAPILQYKTSTIKHDLEVSDGDKIKFGSSELTVVHTPGHSKDSMCLVGDGKIFSGDTLFVGTCGRVDLPGGDARELYHSIVNILRKMDDNLVMYPGHNYGSAPTSTLGTQKKMNFVMQPRTEAEFLEIMGIG; the protein is encoded by the coding sequence ATGATAGTTCATCAGATTCCTGTTGGCAGCATGCAGAACTTTACCTATGTCTTGGAAGATGAGTCAACAAGTGAGGGAATCATAATTGATCCGTCTTGGGATCTGGATGAAATAATGAGAATTGTCCAGAAAAACAATATCAAAGTAAAATACATCGTAAACACCCACCATCATTTTGATCACACAATAGGAAATGACACAATAAAAAATGAAACGGGTGCACCCATACTACAATACAAGACATCCACAATAAAGCACGACCTGGAGGTCTCTGATGGAGACAAGATCAAATTTGGCAGCTCCGAGCTTACCGTAGTTCACACCCCTGGCCACTCCAAGGACAGCATGTGCCTTGTAGGTGATGGCAAGATTTTCTCCGGCGACACACTCTTTGTTGGAACATGCGGAAGGGTGGATCTGCCTGGGGGAGATGCAAGGGAGCTGTATCATAGTATAGTCAATATTTTGCGCAAAATGGACGATAATCTCGTGATGTATCCTGGGCACAACTATGGCTCTGCGCCGACCTCGACTCTGGGCACACAAAAAAAGATGAATTTTGTAATGCAGCCAAGAACAGAAGCTGAATTTTTGGAAATAATGGGTATTGGCTAA
- a CDS encoding NAD(P)H-hydrate epimerase, with the protein MEITVKQMYQIEENGHQMGFPRQLMMENAGASMVKRIVEKFPDISSKKILVFAGLGNNGGDALVVARHLAGYGSKVTVILLGNPSDIKTIECRTNWQVLEKMNSIQLGFGPNDAANFDVDIIIDGILGTGISGDIREPHASAIDLINKTKAFKVAVDVPSGVDPDTGNTANKYVTADMTVTFHKMKRGMPKRKDLCGTIFVEKIGIPPEAEIGVL; encoded by the coding sequence ATGGAAATCACAGTCAAACAAATGTATCAAATCGAGGAAAACGGCCACCAGATGGGCTTTCCGAGGCAGCTAATGATGGAAAACGCTGGCGCCTCGATGGTAAAAAGAATAGTGGAAAAATTTCCAGACATATCATCAAAAAAAATCCTAGTCTTTGCAGGCCTTGGCAACAATGGCGGCGACGCGCTAGTGGTTGCACGACACCTGGCAGGATACGGAAGCAAAGTAACCGTAATACTGCTGGGAAATCCGTCGGACATCAAGACCATAGAATGCAGAACAAACTGGCAAGTCCTAGAAAAGATGAACTCGATTCAGCTTGGGTTTGGCCCAAACGACGCTGCAAACTTTGATGTTGACATCATAATTGACGGAATCTTGGGCACCGGAATCTCTGGAGACATTCGTGAGCCACATGCGTCGGCAATTGATCTTATCAACAAAACAAAAGCATTCAAAGTAGCAGTCGATGTTCCTTCTGGCGTTGACCCAGACACAGGAAACACTGCCAACAAGTACGTAACAGCAGACATGACTGTGACATTTCACAAAATGAAGCGAGGCATGCCAAAAAGAAAGGACCTGTGCGGAACAATCTTTGTTGAAAAGATTGGCATCCCACCAGAAGCCGAAATAGGTGTACTATGA
- a CDS encoding translin family protein, whose amino-acid sequence MDSTKKYLDKISKALEKNLDERESLIKNTRQIITLCSESIIDCHKNDTKAAAKKILQAKRLLEQYRKNIDKALYKYLIPSEQEFVEASSFLALIQGKEIPSPESLKVKDESYVLGLLDCIGEMRRDVYDKIRVGKSEDARKMFEKMDELYLMLYPFAYFDKIVKEARRKLDVARILVEETRIAITEEIRRAELIKSMKK is encoded by the coding sequence ATGGATTCAACAAAGAAATATCTGGACAAAATCTCAAAGGCACTAGAAAAAAACCTAGATGAACGAGAAAGTCTGATCAAAAACACAAGACAGATCATCACGTTGTGTAGCGAATCCATAATAGATTGCCACAAAAACGACACAAAGGCAGCTGCAAAAAAGATCTTGCAGGCAAAAAGACTTCTAGAGCAATACCGCAAAAACATCGACAAGGCACTATACAAGTATCTCATACCATCTGAGCAGGAATTCGTAGAGGCATCATCGTTTTTGGCACTAATCCAAGGCAAAGAGATCCCAAGCCCAGAATCACTCAAGGTAAAGGACGAGTCCTATGTTTTGGGATTGTTGGACTGCATCGGGGAGATGCGAAGAGACGTCTATGACAAGATCCGAGTCGGCAAGTCAGAGGACGCAAGAAAGATGTTTGAGAAAATGGATGAGCTGTATTTGATGCTGTATCCATTTGCGTATTTTGATAAGATCGTCAAAGAGGCAAGAAGAAAGCTTGATGTTGCAAGAATTCTAGTCGAAGAGACGCGAATTGCGATTACTGAAGAGATTAGACGCGCAGAATTAATCAAGTCAATGAAAAAGTGA
- a CDS encoding DNA-directed RNA polymerase subunit N, protein MLIPVRCFTCGNLIADKYDDYQNRIKAGEEPVKVLDSLGLKRYCCRRMMLTTVETMQQVIPFYEAIQRRYLEVQSELE, encoded by the coding sequence GTGTTAATCCCAGTCAGATGTTTCACTTGTGGAAATCTAATTGCTGATAAATACGATGATTATCAAAACAGGATCAAAGCTGGAGAAGAACCAGTCAAAGTTTTAGATTCACTTGGTTTGAAAAGATATTGCTGCAGAAGAATGATGTTGACAACCGTAGAGACGATGCAACAAGTCATTCCATTCTACGAGGCAATCCAAAGACGTTACTTGGAAGTTCAATCTGAGCTAGAGTAG
- the eno gene encoding phosphopyruvate hydratase encodes MPKITSVRGRLLYNSRGSKTIEIDVISDKKHLGRACAPSGASVGKYEAQSFADNKPEKSLQILNKNIKKFVGLDSDDLKSIQREIRKIDSTNNYSKIGGAVAYALTIASIDSAAKARDEPFFKVISQTKKWRFPFPLGNILGGGAHAGPGTPDIQEILICSIGAKTPRESIEMNLAVHKELGKALQKDNPRFTNGRGDEGGWAPEMDNEKALEISAQAIENLGYTLGKEVALGADFASSTQWDGKKKKYVYDRAGFENTPEEQIDFAADIIKKYKLIYAEDAVHEEAFDDMAILAKKFPKTFVTGDDLTVTNPKILQKAVKKKSCTGVILKVNQAGSLYDALEFAQIASKNKIGIITSHRSGESTDYQISHIGVATGSKMLKVGVVGGERIAKLNELIRLSEHGLISGMAEV; translated from the coding sequence TTGCCAAAGATCACATCGGTAAGAGGCAGACTGCTTTACAACAGTCGCGGTAGCAAGACAATCGAAATAGATGTTATTTCAGACAAAAAACACCTTGGCCGAGCCTGCGCCCCATCTGGTGCAAGTGTTGGAAAATACGAAGCGCAAAGCTTTGCAGACAACAAGCCAGAAAAAAGCCTCCAAATTCTAAACAAGAATATCAAAAAATTTGTCGGCCTAGACTCGGACGACCTAAAGTCAATTCAAAGAGAGATAAGAAAAATAGACTCTACCAATAATTATTCAAAAATCGGCGGGGCAGTGGCATATGCACTTACCATAGCGTCAATTGACTCTGCTGCAAAGGCAAGAGACGAGCCATTCTTTAAGGTAATTTCGCAGACCAAAAAATGGAGATTCCCATTTCCGCTAGGAAACATTCTTGGGGGAGGAGCCCATGCAGGTCCCGGAACCCCTGACATTCAAGAGATTTTGATCTGCTCAATTGGGGCAAAGACACCAAGAGAATCAATAGAGATGAACTTGGCAGTCCACAAGGAGCTTGGCAAGGCGCTCCAAAAAGACAACCCTCGATTTACCAACGGCAGGGGCGATGAGGGTGGATGGGCGCCAGAGATGGACAACGAAAAAGCACTAGAGATCTCTGCCCAGGCAATAGAAAACCTTGGCTACACCCTAGGAAAAGAAGTAGCGTTGGGCGCTGACTTTGCATCATCTACGCAATGGGATGGGAAAAAGAAAAAGTACGTTTACGACAGGGCAGGCTTTGAGAACACCCCAGAAGAGCAAATCGACTTTGCCGCAGACATCATAAAAAAATACAAGCTAATCTATGCAGAAGACGCAGTACACGAGGAAGCATTTGATGACATGGCTATACTGGCAAAGAAATTCCCAAAGACGTTTGTCACAGGCGACGACCTAACAGTCACAAATCCAAAAATTCTACAAAAAGCTGTAAAGAAAAAATCATGCACCGGTGTCATTCTCAAGGTAAACCAGGCAGGAAGCCTCTACGATGCACTAGAATTTGCGCAGATTGCCTCCAAGAACAAAATAGGAATCATAACATCGCACAGATCAGGCGAGTCCACAGATTACCAGATTTCTCATATTGGAGTCGCCACTGGTTCTAAAATGCTAAAGGTGGGCGTAGTGGGCGGCGAGAGAATAGCAAAACTAAACGAATTGATTCGTCTCTCAGAGCATGGTTTAATATCGGGT